In Tubulanus polymorphus chromosome 2, tnTubPoly1.2, whole genome shotgun sequence, a single window of DNA contains:
- the LOC141899731 gene encoding rho GTPase-activating protein 19-like, translating into MNELRGMDRGMDVSVRGMEEVTTELERGVNRLRNTNPDKFQSMCKMHLSFLLDLSGASLEEFLSEPDDDSSDQNQSSTSKSSSKTSKSFTTPFQKRKNKNCSVFSDVPSLSEDCIKQVLQLVQYLGRPNNIKQEGLFRKTGHLQRQKQLKHRLFTGESLQLDNNENSYTAHDCANVLKQFLGDLPEPLLGDRYYKGHCQVPDMLPTDTDALTEKDRKRIFNKQIKSIQLLFHLLPVEQATILECLLKLLHKVSKVEDNKMTADTLGTLFAPHILCPRKITALELRAVSKSITKSVAFMIENGPQLFKIPLDLARDIATYWREMEQAPDSRPNSRASMTSSSEEDDPDLTNERFGLRHDSSMATNTCIAFVDREATKAASATTDTETALAQLYAHVQSMPDSSRKRKLLKQFNNMNGGVATPLDTANNNNKSIAKHKRTKSIGNSLKKHFMKGRKNRTNVNLNLSEDDLLSTTQFDSSVYDKENEFSLCLTPCQHVRTPVKKLFADAYKTPGGIDQVCIVDMNDTLSPIVTTPDDNKRKRRSYSLGNDSIVGLSAILSPVAEKALKASSLSKAIINPRCRAPLSIFTSPRQLLSTQSPSKKLKTSSGCYV; encoded by the exons ATGAATGAACTAAGAGGTATGGATAGAGGTATGGATGTATCTGTGAGAGGTATGGAGGAGGTCACCACTGAATTAGAGAGAGGAGTGAACAGATTGAGGAATACAAATCCCGATAAATTTCAATCGATGTGTAAAATGCATCTGTCGTTTTTGTTGGATCTTTCTGGAGCGAGTCTGGAGGAATTCCTCTCCGAGCCGGATGATGATTCCTCCGACCAAAATCAATCATCGACCTCGAAATCATCGTCAAAAACATCGAAATCATTCACGACTCCGTTTCAGAAGAGGAAGA ATAAGAATTGCAGTGTTTTTTCTGATGTTCCCAGTTTATCTGAAGATTGTattaaacaagttttacagttaGTGCAGTATCTCGGCAGACCTAACA atataaaacaaGAAGGCTTATTCCGTAAAACTGGACATTTACAACGACAAAAACAACTGAAACATCGTTTATTCACCGGTGAATCGTTACAACTAGACAACAATGAAAACAGTTACACCGCTCACGACTGCGCCAACGTCTTAAAACAATTCCTCGGAGATTTACCTGAACCGTTGCTAGGAGACCGTTATTATAAAGGTCATTGTCAAGTACCGGATATGTTGCCGACGGATACGGATGCTTTAACGGAGAAAGATCGTAAACGTATTTTCAACAAACAGATTAAATCGATAcaacttttatttcatctgtTACCGGTCGAACAGGCCACGATTTTAGAATGTTTACTTAAACTTCTGCATAAAGTTTCTAAAGTGGAAGACAATAAAATGACGGCCGATACTCTGGGTACTTTATTCGCTCCACATATACTCTGTCCTAGAAAG ATAACGGCTTTAGAGCTTCGAGCTGTTTCTAAAAGTATCACTAAATCAGTGGCGTTTATGATCGAAAACGGGCCgcaattattcaaaataccgTTAGATCTAGCGAGAGATATCGCCACCTACTGGCGAGAGATGGAACAAGCACCGGACTCGCGTCCTAATTCCAGAGCGTCGATGACATCATCGTCCGAGGAGGATGATCCTGATCTAACTAATGAAAGATTTGGG TTAAGACACGACTCATCGATGGCTACAAATACTTGTATTGCATTCGTCGACCGCGAAGCGACTAAAGCCGCTAGCGCCACCACTGATACAGAAACGGCACTAGCTCAACTTTACGCTCATGTTCAATCGATGCCCGATTCATCGAGAAAACGTAAGCTACTCAAACAATTCAACAATATGAACGGAGGCGTAGCAACGCCCTTAGATACcgctaataataataacaaatcaATCGCGAAACACAAACGCACGAAATCGATCGGAAACTCTCTGAAG aaacattttatgaaaggCAGAAAGAACAGAACAAACGTAAACCTGAATTTAAGCGAGGATGATTTACTATCAACGACTCAG TTTGACAGTAGTGTTTATGATAAAGAGAATGAGTTTTCGTTGTGTTTAACTCCTTGTCAACACGTCAGAACTCCCGTTAAAAAACTCTTTGCTGACGCTTATAAAACG ccCGGTGGTATTGATCAAGTATGCATTGTTGATATGAACGATACACTGTCGCCGATAGTAACGACACCCGATGATAATAAACGTAAGAGACGTAGTTACAGCCTCGGTAACGATAGTATTGTTGGGTTATCGGCTATTCTATCACCAGTTGCCGAGAAGGCTTTGAAAGCTAGTTCTCTATCG AAAGCGATAATAAACCCGAGATGTCGAGCTCCTCTATCTATATTCACATCTCCGCGGCAACTACTCTCAACTCAATCTCCGTcgaaaaaactgaaaacttCGTCCGGTTGCTACGTCTAA
- the LOC141899201 gene encoding LOW QUALITY PROTEIN: anaphase-promoting complex subunit 4-like (The sequence of the model RefSeq protein was modified relative to this genomic sequence to represent the inferred CDS: inserted 1 base in 1 codon) produces MMQSESNSFRQVDEKHVSTEVKCLAWSPKMDLIAVANIQSEVILYRLSWQKVWTLNSQAEDMTIAALAWRPDGKVLSVGYHGYQCGKVLLVDVENSEILHVISETGHVTSLNWISEAAPSTEYSANNSKMCFEERWNQFLPKLPVLNKSFGTVNKGHTDENVEDPKRLKGQSELNLLIVGNQIGKVCLYAYGIFPAGQLDTTQTTPSFPVGQVLSAHFSPNLKVLVLMLLVETNSCSEQLYIVTYDSTLIAERHTEISIIALKYGQVASLLSYLDATIKQMSEAWEDILMEMDSKLMKFAEDKQKMSTGTVSNDFLELLMFGTPSDELQLFLLNDLTEKGLKKLGHSIETSYSNIQRLVLKQLQSVIQAIIYHLNDLNGMSQWFDDFGVLGLIHSVIQEAITCANSFMLKASELHLVIDGSMKNFKAFFRWLYVVIQRLADEPVPPELNKMTQQSLNFVADFLKEHFTEEYDGDGKTKPGFRLERVGQYLKNEDLQDPADNSENHWIKFVESHPNLKNSPLLYPVNTKKSLIQSHNDLKKVLEKVLGKPSVTIGETLTYSHVYQLYTGSKLTAADSNTLPTVTQFTVNNVNSDSYYLYSVVLLGETPADKFYIIRQKGPRLEAVAVKFGQLGARNTTDKCQHHRILDIGHYDDQTISLLLVEDEEDKLPVLXQMALSNIRDIEYTIINQYSGDLISINCKVCIDAAVNVDDSNFRRLENMKAHCFAVSGTRKVSCVVFSSRRRVRLFYMDVEDEDDDDDRADTSATGGSTVDTGEDDEDKENTSMEL; encoded by the exons ATGATGCAGTcagaatcaaattcatttcgtCAAGTTGATGAGAAACACGTTTCTACAGAAGTGAAATGTTTGGCCTGGTCTCCAAAAATGGATCTGATAGCTGTAGCTAATATTCAATCAGAG GTCATTCTCTATCGGTTATCTTGGCAAAAAGTTTGGACCCTAAATTCACAAGCCGAAGATATGACTATAGCGGCGTTGGCATGGCGACCGGATGGAAAAG TTTTATCAGTCGGTTACCACGGTTACCAGTGCGGAAAAGTATTGTTGGTCGATGTGGAGAATTCAGAGATTTTACACGTGATATCGGAAACTGGTCATGTGACGTCTCTTAACTGGATCTCCGAAGCGGCGCCCTCTACCGAGTATTCGGCGAACAATAGTAAAATGTGTTTCGAAGAGAGATGGAATCAATTTTTACCCAAGTTACCCGTACTCAATAAAAG ttttgGAACAGTCAATAAAGGTCACAC TGATGAAAATGTTGAGGACCCGAAACGGTTAAAAGGCCAATCTGA GTTGAACCTATTGATAGTAGGTAATCAGATAGGTAAAGTGTGTTTATACGCGTATGGTATATTCCCAGCAGGACAGTTAGATACCACACAGACTACACCATCGTTTCCT gTCGGACAGGTTTTAAGCGCTCATTTCTCTCcaaatttaaaagttttagttttaatgTTACTGGTTGAAACTAACTCCTGCAGTGAACAGTTATATATCGTAACG TATGACAGTACATTGATAGCTGAAAGACACACAGAAATCAGTATTATCGCACTGAAATACGGCCAGGTGGCGTCTCTACTCTCA TATCTAGACGCTACTATTAAACAGATGTCTGAAGCGTGGGAAGATATTTTAATGGAAATGGAttcaaaactgatgaaatttgcAGAAGATAAACAG AAGATGTCAACTGGAACTGTTAGTAATGATTTCTTGGAACTGCTTATGTTTGGTACTCCTAG tgatgaaCTTCAATTATTTCTGCTCAATGATCTCACTGAGAAG GGTTTAAAGAAACTAGGTCATTCAATCGAAACATCTTATTCTAATATACAGAGATTAGTTCTAAAACAACTTCAAAG TGTAATTCAAGCTATAATCTATCATTTAAATGATCTAAATGGAATGTCTCAGTGGTTCGATGATTTCGGAGTACTGGGACTCATTCACAGTGTTATCCAGGAGGCAATCACTTGTGCTAATAGTTTCATGTTGAAGGCTAGTGAATTACATCT TGTTATCGATGGAAGTATGAAGAATTTCAAGGCATTTTTTCGTTGGTTGTACGTAG TGATACAGAGACTTGCAGATGAACCAGTTCCACCAGAACTCAACAAG ATGACTCAACAATCGCTGAATTTTGTCGCTGATTTCTTAAAAGAACATTTTACAGAAGAATATGACGGAGATGGAAAAACTAAACCGGGTTTCCGTTTAGAACGTGTCGGTCAG taTTTGAAGAATGAAGATCTTCAGGATCCTGCTGATAATTCAGAAAATCATTGGATTAAATTTGTTGAATCTCATCCTAATCTGAAGA ATAGTCCTCTACTGTATCCAGTCAACACCAAGAAATCTCTAATTCAATCTCACAACGACTTGAAGAAAGTTTTAGAGAAAGTTTTAGGAAAACCATCG GTAACGATAGGAGAGACTTTAACTTATAGTCACGTGTATCAACTATATACAGGATCAAAACTAACTGCAGCTGATAGTAATACATTACCTACAGTAACTCA ATTTACTGTGAACAATGTAAACAGTGACAGCTATTATTTATATTCAGTGGTTTTATTGGGTGAAACTCCAGCTGACAAATTCTATATCATTCGTCAGAAAGGACCCAG attAGAAGCCGTTGCTGTGAAATTTGGACAATTAGGAGCCAGGAATACAACTGACAA GTGTCAGCACCATCGAATATTAGATATTGGTCACTATGACGACCAGacaatttcattgttactcgTAGAGGACGAGGAAGATAAGTTACCGGTTC TGCAGATGGCGCTGTCGAATATTCGAGATATTGAGTATAcgataataaatcaatacagCGGAGATTTAATATCAATCAACTGTAA GGTGTGTATAGATGCAGCAGTGAATGTAGATGATTCTAATTTCCGACGTTTAGAGAATATGAAAGCTCATTGTTTCGCTGTTAGTGGAACTCGTAAAGTCTCATGTGTG GTGTTCTCGTCTCGTAGAAGAGTACGATTATTTTATATGGATGTCGAGGATGAAGACGATGATGACGACAGAGCTGATACGTCTGctacaggtggcagcaccgtagaTACAGGTGAAGACGATGAGGATAAGGAGAATACATCGATGGAATTATAG
- the LOC141899719 gene encoding uncharacterized protein LOC141899719: MVTNKTMVYALVVISLVVLVSGLKVPKFTELKRNYPGYKLYGGSKTDEQINKLLTVERIEHHTSAIRLSYSLNHIDYQHAIYTNKHVLNNDSIICDEERRDECYIQNPVMFGPYLEKVYKTPEFYRATKRNRREIISELRGRRGIVRLATFQYEKADARVALWDCDQFYQTRNWILKYRHLIAVEFWESPGTERNDPAGCNSRQQRPVRIRHHHKALRGVERT, translated from the exons ATGGTAACGAATAAGACAATGGTTTACGCGTTAGTGGTAATTAGTTTAGTCGTACTCGTTTCTGGG ttgaaaGTGCCGAAATTCACCGAACTCAAACGTAATTATCCCGGTTACAAACTTTACGGAGGATCAAAAACAGACGAACagatcaataaattattaacaGTTGAAAGAATTGAGCATCACACGTCTGCTATACGTCTCTCTTATTCGCTGAATCATATCGACTACCAACACGCCATCTATACCAATAAACACGTACTAAACAATGACAGCATCATCTGCGATGAGGAGCGTCGAGATGAATGTTACATCCAGAATCCGGTCATGTTCGGACCGTATTTAGAAAAAGTTTATAAAACGCCCGAGTTTTATCGAGCGACAAAACGCAATCGACGCGAGATTATCTCCGAACTGAGAGGGCGCCGCGGTATAGTACGTTTGGCAACGTTCCAATACGAGAAAGCAGACGCACGTGTTGCATTGTGGGATTGCGATCAATTCTATCAAACGAGGAAttggattttgaaatatcgacaTTTAATCGCAGTGGAATTCTGGGAATCTCCGG GTACTGAAAGGAATGACCCGGCGGGTTGTAACTCACGGCAACAGAGACCCGTTAGAATCAGACATCATCATAAAGCTTTGAGGGGGGTCGAACGCACCTGA